From one Lycium ferocissimum isolate CSIRO_LF1 chromosome 5, AGI_CSIRO_Lferr_CH_V1, whole genome shotgun sequence genomic stretch:
- the LOC132056567 gene encoding uncharacterized protein LOC132056567 — MDIGYQRIGNHRRSTESSFWLPFCINKPFAKYSVLILIFLLVLGSYLWTTVLDKTSNVNKVLRSRTQEFPLNCSLGNLTKTCPVNYYPSDYKIINTSPSSSSPKCPHYFHWIHEDLKPWRKTGITEEMVERANRTANFRLVILNGRAYVETYEKGFQTRDVFTLWGILQLLRRYPGKIPDLDMMFDCVDWPVVRSSDFAGENAIAPPPLFRYCGDTETLDIVFPDWSFWGWAEINIKPWQDLLKDLNKGNKQQRWQDREPYAYWKGNPEVAEKRMELVKCNVTENQEWNARIYVQDWKKEIKQGFKNSDLGNQCHHRYKIYIEGSAWSVSEKYILACDSVSLLVTPHYYDFFSRSLLPLVHYWPINENDKCGSIKFAVDWGNKYKKKVQKIGKTASSFIQQDLRMEYVYDYMFHLLNEYAKLLKYKPSVPKNANELCSETMACPAEGIEKKLMMESMVSGPIDESPCKMPVPFNQLSLDSFLKRKESSIEEVLTLEKQYWKEQKEKT, encoded by the exons ATGGATATTGGATACCAAAGGATTGGAAATCACAGAAGATCTACAGAGTCATCATTTTGGCTTCCATTTTGCATTAACAAGCCCTTTGCTAAATACTCTGTACTTATTCTCATCTTCCTCCTCGTACTTGGTTCTTACTTGTGGACAACTGTGCTCGACAAAACCTCAAAC GTAAACAAGGTATTGCGAAGTAGGACACAAGAATTTCCACTCAATTGCTCACTTGGTAACCTTACAAAAACATGTCCAGTAAATTACTACCCATCTGATTACAAAATTATTAACACCAGCCCTTCATCATCCTCTCCTAAATGTCCACATTACTTCCACTGGATACATGAAGATTTAAAACCATGGAGGAAAACAGGTATAACTGAAGAAATGGTGGAGAGGGCTAACAGGACTGCGAATTTCAGACTTGTAATCTTGAATGGAAGGGCTTATGTTGAAACATATGAAAAGGGGTTCCAAACTAGAGATGTTTTTACACTATGGGGTATTCTTCAGTTGTTAAGGAGGTACCCTGGAAAAATTCCTGATCTTGATATGATGTTCGATTGTGTCGATTGGCCTGTTGTCAGATCAAGTGATTTTGCTGGGGAAAATGCAATTGCTCCACCGCCTTTGTTTCGATATTGTGGGGATACTGAAACATTGGATATTGTTTTTCCTGATTGGTCTTTTTGGGGATG GGCTGAAATAAATATAAAGCCATGGCAAGACTTGTTGAAGGATCTTAACAAAGGGAATAAGCAGCAGAGATGGCAGGATAGGGAGCCATATGCTTACTGGAAAGGCAATCCAGAAGTCGCTGAGAAGAGAATGGAGCTCGTTAAGTGCAATGTGACCGAAAATCAGGAGTGGAATGCTCGCATTTATGTCCAG GATTGGAAAAAAGAGATAAAGCAAGGATTCAAGAATTCTGACTTAGGAAATCAGTGTCACCATAG atacaaaatatacattgaAGGATCTGCATGGTCTGTTAGTGAGAAGTATATTCTTGCCTGTGACTCAGTTTCTTTGCTGGTAACACCTCACTACTATGATTTCTTCTCGAGAAGTTTGTTGCCACTAGTCCACTATTGGCCCATAAATGAAAATGACAAGTGTGGATCCATTAAGTTTGCAGTTGATTGGGGcaataaatacaagaaaaag GTACAAAAAATTGGTAAAACTGCAAGCAGTTTTATTCAACAAGATTTGAGGATGGAGTATGTGTATGATTACATGTTTCATCTTTTAAATGAATACGCTAAGCTGCTTAAGTACAAGCCAAGTGTCCCTAAAAATGCAAATGAACTCTGCTCAGAGACAATGGCATGTCCAGCAGAAGGTATTGAGAAGAAGCTAATGATGGAATCTATGGTTAGTGGGCCAATTGATGAAAGTCCATGTAAAATGCCTGTACCCTTTAATCAATTGTCTCTTGATTCtttcttaaaaagaaaagaaagttcaaTAGAAGAGGTCCTTACATTGGAGAAACAGTACTGGAAGGAGCAAAAAGAGAAAACGTAG
- the LOC132056568 gene encoding heavy metal-associated isoprenylated plant protein 31 has protein sequence MSIMVEVRVPNLDCEGCASKLRKALFKLKGVDAIDIDMETQKVTARGYGLEEKKVLKAIKRAGKAAEPWPYPVGYSHFASFYQYPNHIISHYYDTSRNVAAPSVHTFFHTPSVYSVAVASDEAVASLFSDDNPHACSIM, from the exons ATGTCT ATCATGGTGGAGGTTAGAGTTCCAAACTTGGATTGTGAAGGATGTGCTTCCAAGCTAAGAAAAGCTCTTTTCAAGCTCAAAG GAGTAGACGCTATAGACATCGATATGGAGACGCAGAAAGTCACGGCAAGAGGCTACGGattggaagaaaagaaggtGCTAAAGGCAATAAAACGAGCAGGGAAAGCAGCAGAGCCATGGCCATATCCGGTTGGCTACTCACATTTTGCTTCATTTTATCAGTACCCAAATCACATTATCAGCCATTACTACGACACATCCAGAAATGTGGCAGCACCAAGTGTGCACACATTTTTTCACACTCCTTCAGTTTACTCAGTTGCCGTAGCATCAGATGAAGCAGTTGCTTCTCTTTTCAGTGATGATAACCCACATGCTTGCAGCATCatgtga